In Pedobacter heparinus DSM 2366, the following are encoded in one genomic region:
- a CDS encoding RNA polymerase sigma factor yields the protein MTDQELWKAIREDDPRAFAVLFEKHWSKIYTTAFSMLKDAEACSGIVHDIFLNLWIKREHLNIASFPAYLKAAARYHVYKYIKSLKASPIDYTDEPLSLEKAVSQNTGDERIRYMELENKVELYLKELPKRCQEIFILSRKENLSNEEIAKRLGISKRTVENQLTHALHHLRISMKDLIVVLILLEIMGR from the coding sequence ATGACCGATCAGGAACTTTGGAAAGCAATCAGGGAAGATGACCCCAGGGCATTTGCTGTGCTTTTCGAGAAACATTGGTCTAAAATTTACACCACGGCATTCTCCATGCTGAAAGATGCTGAGGCCTGCTCTGGAATTGTACACGATATTTTCCTTAACCTCTGGATCAAAAGAGAACACCTGAATATAGCATCTTTTCCTGCTTACCTGAAAGCTGCTGCGCGCTACCATGTTTACAAATATATCAAAAGCTTAAAGGCCAGCCCTATCGATTATACCGACGAGCCCCTATCCCTGGAAAAGGCAGTCAGCCAGAATACCGGTGATGAGCGTATCAGGTATATGGAACTGGAAAATAAAGTGGAACTCTACTTAAAGGAATTGCCTAAGCGCTGCCAGGAGATCTTTATACTGAGCAGAAAAGAAAACCTGAGTAATGAGGAAATTGCCAAACGCCTGGGCATTTCAAAAAGAACAGTAGAAAATCAGCTCACCCATGCACTCCATCATTTACGGATCTCTATGAAAGACCTGATTGTGGTCCTTATCCTGCTGGAAATTATGGGCCGCTAG